A window of Methylocaldum szegediense genomic DNA:
ATCGCGGGCGCAAAGTGATCACCAGCAAAGAGGAGTCGAGCGAAGAATAGTTTCGATATCCTGATCGATTCGGGGAGCCGAAGTTTTCGCGATTTCTTTTTGTTGTTTCTGCTGAGTTTGCCGCTCGATTGATTGAATAATAACTATGAGTAAGAAGCCGACCATCGCTGTGGATGCCATGGGCGGCGATCACGGTCCCGCCGTGATCGTTCCGGCGGCTCTGGATAGTGTCGAAAGCAATCCTCATTTAAACCTGATTTTCGTGGGTGACGAAGCTGTCTTGAAGCAGCACCTTGGGGCGGCGTTAACACGCTTCGGCGACCGGCTTCGCATTCATCACGCCTCCGAAACGGTGGAAATGCACGAGTCTCCGGCTAAGGCTCTCCGTAGCAAGAAGGATTCATCCATGCGAGTTGCCATTGACCTGGTCAAGAGCGGCCTTGCCGATGCGTGTGTCAGTGCCGGGAATACCGGTGCCTTAATGGCGATCGCAAAATTCGTTCTCAAAACGATACCAGGGATCGACCGGCCAGCCATTATCTCTGCTGTGCCGTCCATGGGAGGCCATACCCATGTTCTGGATCTCGGAGCTAATGTTGACTGCTCGGCAGAGCATCTCTATCAATTTGCCGTGATGGGGTACGAGCTCGTTCGCGCAGTGGAGGAAAAGGAGCACCCACGGGTAGGATTGCTGAATATCGGCGAGGAAGAAATCAAAGGCAACGAACAGGTCAAGGAAGCTGCGAAATTGTTGGCTGACGCCCACATCAATTTTATCGGTTACGTCGAAGGAAACGATCTTTACTCGGGGAACGTGGATATCGTCGTGACCGACGGCTTTGTCGGTAATGTGGCGCTCAAAACCAGTGAGGGGCTCGCCAAAATGATCAATCATTCAATCAAGCAAGCATTCAGCAAGAATTTTTTAACCAAAC
This region includes:
- the plsX gene encoding phosphate acyltransferase PlsX — protein: MSKKPTIAVDAMGGDHGPAVIVPAALDSVESNPHLNLIFVGDEAVLKQHLGAALTRFGDRLRIHHASETVEMHESPAKALRSKKDSSMRVAIDLVKSGLADACVSAGNTGALMAIAKFVLKTIPGIDRPAIISAVPSMGGHTHVLDLGANVDCSAEHLYQFAVMGYELVRAVEEKEHPRVGLLNIGEEEIKGNEQVKEAAKLLADAHINFIGYVEGNDLYSGNVDIVVTDGFVGNVALKTSEGLAKMINHSIKQAFSKNFLTKLAGLAAMPVLRSFKEQFDHRRYNGASLLGLRGIVIKSHGNADRLAFANAIGIAVREVEKAVPTRIGERIAEIFAERKTA